The sequence TACTCAATTGGCTTTTCTAATGGAACATTAACATATGTAAATAACATTGTGTACTTTAATTAGTTAAAGTGTATTTTTATTCTTCGATTTGCTTGGTAGAATAAATTTGGAGTTATGTCTTCCCTTTTTAAATGCTATGGTTTTAAGAAGTTTTACTTTAAGACGAATTCAAAATTTATTCTTTGTAATTCATGTTTTTTTTACAATTTATTAGTACGCATCAATTATCAATTATACCCAATAAACCTTATCTTAAGGTCTATTAAAAAATTATTAAAATGAATAGAATAGCATCATTACTTCTCTTAGGAGCTTTTGGAATTTCTTCTGTAGCCTGTGCACAAGAAAAATTTAACTACCCAGGTAAATCAAAGGAAAAAGTTGAAGCAACAGACAAGATTACTTATACCACAACAAGGACATATCCGGTTCAAGAAATTTCATCAAAATCAAAAGCAAAACGTCCTAAAAATGTTATTGTTATGATTTCTGATGGTACAGGAACGTCTCAATTCTTTACAGCTATTGCAGCAAATAATAATCAGGCTTACATAGAACAAATGCCTATTACGGGTTTTTCTAAGACGGCTAGTAAAAATAAGTTTACTACAGATTCTGCGGCAGGGGGATCTGCCATCTCTACAGGACATAAATCTAACAATGGAGAAATTGGTTTAGATGAAAATGGCAATGCAGCAAAAACACTTTTAGAAATGTGTGATGAACAAGGTAAATCTACTGGTTTAATTGCAACATCATCGATTACTCATGCAACACCTGCTTCGTTTATTGCACACCAGCCTTCAAGAAAGATGAACGAAGAAATTGCACTAGATTTCTTTTCAACTGATATTGATGTTTTTATTGGTGGAGGAAAGAAACATTTTGCAGACAGAAAAGATGGTAAAGATTTGATAAAAGATCTTGATAAAAAAGGGTATAAAGTAGCATATACTATTGATGAAGTAACAGCAACAACAGATGGAAAATTAGCAGGTTTACTTGCTGATGATGCAATGCCTCCGTACACAGAAAGAGGAGATGTTTTACCTGAAGCTGCAAACACAGCAGTTAAGTTATTAAACCAGAATAAAGAAGGATTTTTCTTAATGGTAGAAGGCTCACAAGTAGATTGGGGTGGCCATAATAATAATACAGAACTATTGATTACTGAAATGCAAGATTTTGATTATACACTTGGTGAAATGTTGAAATTTGCAGAAAAAGATGGAGAGACACTAATTGTAGTTACAGCAGATCATGAAACTGGAGGTTTTTCTGTAAATGGTGGAGATCCTTCTAAAAATACATTAGTTACTTCGTATACATCTACGCATCATACGGCTACTATGGTTCCTGTTTTTGCTTATGGTCCGGGAGCTGAAGAATTTTCTGGCATCTATGAAAATACAGAAATTGCTAAGAAAATCATGAAATTGATGAAGCTGAAATAGTCTTTTTATATCAACTTATTTTAGTGCACACTATTTTTAAATAATAGTGTGCATTTTTTTTGGCTCATTATTTGAATACATCAGTAATAGCATGGCTATGTGATACTTATATTATTCTATTTCTTATTGAACAATCTATTTAATTATGAAACTCTTATTCATTATTGGTCTCTTTTTTATGCCCATATGTTTAAACGCACAGAAAGTATTTAAGCAAACCATTTCTATTACTCAATGTAAAACTATAGTAATAGAAGGGAGTGATGTGACTTTACATATTGCTCCAAATACCTTTATTAATCAAGATGATGCATTGATAAATGAAAACATCTCTGTAGAATTGGTACTTTACAAAGATTATTA is a genomic window of Flammeovirga pectinis containing:
- a CDS encoding alkaline phosphatase, producing the protein MNRIASLLLLGAFGISSVACAQEKFNYPGKSKEKVEATDKITYTTTRTYPVQEISSKSKAKRPKNVIVMISDGTGTSQFFTAIAANNNQAYIEQMPITGFSKTASKNKFTTDSAAGGSAISTGHKSNNGEIGLDENGNAAKTLLEMCDEQGKSTGLIATSSITHATPASFIAHQPSRKMNEEIALDFFSTDIDVFIGGGKKHFADRKDGKDLIKDLDKKGYKVAYTIDEVTATTDGKLAGLLADDAMPPYTERGDVLPEAANTAVKLLNQNKEGFFLMVEGSQVDWGGHNNNTELLITEMQDFDYTLGEMLKFAEKDGETLIVVTADHETGGFSVNGGDPSKNTLVTSYTSTHHTATMVPVFAYGPGAEEFSGIYENTEIAKKIMKLMKLK